DNA from Victivallaceae bacterium:
GATCGTGCCAAATATTACACTTGCACCAAACAGTTTCATCTTTAGACGCCGATCTGTTCTTAACGGCTAATCTTAAAACAACCACTCTTTTACCTCGAGCGGTAGACCTTTCCTCAGGATCGGCCCCCAAATGACCGGCAAATAAACCAAACATCATATAATAATCCTTCTGATATAATCGGATACAAAAACTTAAGCTCTAATCCCATGAGAAGGAGCCTGAGAATCTCCGCCAGGAGTCGGAGCTTGAGGCATAGTATCTACACTCGGTTCCCTTCCGGCACAAATATCACTACAGACGGTTCGCCATTTAACAACGGTTTCAATAAACAATTGAGCGAAAGCTTTCAAAAGATTGGTTTCGGCATATTTCATATCTAAAACACAATGCATCAAAATCAATTGCTCCTTAACAGCAACACCGACTCCTCCTCCGGCCATTTGCCCCCCTAACATGGATCCTTCCAAAAGTTTCTCGTAAAGAGCTACTTTTCGATTAACATTTTCGGGTAATCCATCTAAAAGAGGAGAATAAACATATAGTCGATCCGAATGCTCTTCATAAGTAAGATGCAAAGAAAACTCTCCGTCAACAAACAAAATACAAGTATTATTCTGATCGAAAGCTACATCGGGAAGCTTTAGCTCTTTAGAAAAATTTCTCAAATTTTCCTCAGCATTCTGCCTTGACACGGGTAAACTCCTTCTAACGTTTAGTTGGCGCAAATCTACCATATTTGACACATTTGAAGGAACTATTTTTAGGAATTTTATTGAGATAAAATCCGATTAAAAAATTCCTTGAAATTTGAAAAGAAAATTGCTATCCGTAGTCAATTATGCCATTAAAACGTCATCAAGGAAATCCATTACCGTTCGGAGCTCAAAGAATAAATGAAAAGACGGTTAATTTTTCTCTTTTTTCCGAGCATGCTTCAAAACTCACTTTAGTTCTTCTTTTTCCGGGAAAATCGTGTTTGGAAATCAATTTCGATCCCGACGTTAATAAAACCGGAAGTGTTTGGCATATGGCATTGGAAAATTTTCCAGAAGACACATCGGTATGCTATGGTTATCGACTGGATGCTCCTCCTCATATAGGTTATGCCTATGACTACGAAAAAATACTCTGCGATCCTTATGCGAAACAAATTTGTTCATCTCACTTATGGGGAAAAGGTTCCGATTGCCTATACCCGTGCGAATCCGTTTCATCCGCATCTATGGGTTACGTTCCGAATCATCAAAACGATTTCGATTGGGAAAATGTAAAAAAACCCAATATAGCAATAAACGATCTTATCATATATGAAATGCACGTTCGATCGTTTACCCAAGATCCTTCTTCAAAAGTTAATTATCCAGGAACGTTTTTAGGAATCATTGAAAAAATCGATTATTTAAAATCTCTGGGCATCAATGCCGTAGAACTTCTTCCCGTATTCGAATTTAATGAAACGAAAAATCCGTTCATCAGTAGGGAGCATCCCGATTTATGTAATTACTGGGGATATTCTCCCATTAATTTTTTTTCTCCCATGAATCGTTACTCCACTCGATCAGAGCCGAATGCCTCCATTACCGAATTTAAAACAATGGTGAAGGAACTACACAGAAACGGGATTGAGGTTATTTTAGATGTCGTTTTCAATCATACCGAAGACAATGACAAAAATATTTATTCTCTTAAAGGCATCGATCAAACGGCTTACTATCTTCTTGATTCTTCGGGACGTCCAACAAATTATTCGGGATGCGGGAACTCGATTAGCGCCAATTATCCTCCTTCGACGGAATTAATCAGAGACAGTTTGAGATATTGGGGTCTTGAAATGCAGGTGGACGGTTTCCGATTTGATTTGGCATCCGTCATGACACGCGATTCTGATGGCACTCCTTTGAAAAAACCAACCGTATTAGAATTGATTTCATTTGATCCCGTACTATCGGATATAAAATTGATAGCGGAACCTTGGGATGCGGCAGGTCTTTATCAATTAGGTTTTTTTCCTTCAATTTGTCCAAAATGGTCCGAATGGAACGGTCAGTATAGGGATATCGTTCGACAATTCATTAACGGAACATCGGAATTGGCAGATGTATTCGTCGATAAACTTAAAGGTTCTCCTGATATTTATCCGACCCATTCTCCTTTAAACAGCATTAATTTCATTACTTCACATGACGGGTTTACTCTCAAAGACTTGGTCAGCTACAAACGCAAAAATAATTATACCAACGGAGAAAATAATAGAGACGGTACGGATGCCGATTTCAGCAATAATTTTGGGGAAGAAGGACCGTCTGCGAATTCGGAAATCGAAAACATCAGAATCAAACAGATCAAAAATTTTCAAACGGCACTTATGGTTTCAAGAGGCATACCCATGCTGTCTTCCGGAGATGAATACGGTCATACGGCAAATGGCAACAACAATCGCTGGTGCCACGATTCGTCATTAAATCATTTTTTATGGGATAAGCTACAGGAGAACGACGATCTATTTCAATTTTTCAGAAAAATGATAAATATTAGAAAAACAATGAAATGTCTTACATATCCTTATTTTCCGAAAACGTCGGAATTTCGAAAATGCGATCAAAACGGAAATGAGATTGAAGAGGCTCGTTTTTGCCCATTAACGGCGATTTGCATTAAAGACGAAGACTGTCTTCTCTATATTGCCTTCAACGTATCGAATAAAACGATAAAAGCGATTCTACCGAAAAACGATAAATACGACACATTTTTCGAAATACTCACCTCAAGTCAACTACAACAACAGGATATTAACGATCATATCAAATTAGCTGCCTATTCATCCGTAATTCTCAAAAGCAATCTTAATAAACGGCTTCGTCCCAACCGTCTATAACCATGAACTCGACTTCCGGATAAAATACTTCCAAGATCTGTTTAGCATTAAACCCCTGTGCAGCCAAACGAATGATTTTATCTTCGATTTCACCTTTTAATTTGGGTTCGATTAACGTAACGGGATTATCTAAAATAAGGCGCATTGTCCAATCAACGGCTTCTTCAACTCCGTAAAATCTTTTCGTCACTCCATAACCTAAATATCCTTCTTGATCAGCTCTTAAATGCCACAATTTGTCATATGAGGCTTGAGCCAAAAGCCTTTCATAAAAAGCCGTCCTTTCCAAAATAACGAATGCCGACAAAGCCTCTTTCGGAACAGCTTTTAAATATTTCACGGATAAGACCGAACGCAAAAAATCTTCGGAAGAAATTTCGTTGACAACGGATAATGAGAGATTATCTTCAGCGAGATAAATGTGAAGGCTCCCTTTGTACTGGAGCCCGTTAACGAACAGAGTTCCATCTTCTTCCGTGGAAGTCAAAACAAGATGTTTGGATTCCGTTAACTGTTCACCCCAACGTAAGGTTCCGTAGAGTCCGTGAACATTAGCTCTTTTTCCTTGATTATAGGTACCGATATAGACACCATTTCCCGATAAATCGTAAGGTCCTTTGGATTCGATCAAAACGGTAGTGGCATTTTCAACCAATAGCACCTTCAATATAGGATCCTTTTTCCGTGAAGTTTCACAAAAAGAATCCGTGACGGTTATTTCACTATTGACTTCCCGACAACAAAAACAAAACAATAAAAGCAAAAATATTGCTACTGAATGACGCATAATCTCCCCTTATCCTCTATAACCGCAACGGATATAAGCCGATTCCGTAACCATCCGTCCTCGAGAAGTTCTTTTTAATAGTCCTTTCAAAATAAGAAACGGTTCATAAACGTCCTCTATCGTCCGAGGATCCTCTCCTAAGGCGATGGCTAACGTTTTCAATCCTACAGGTCCTCCTTCATAAAACTCAATAATAGTTTTCAATAATTTAACATCAACTTCATTTAATCCCCAATCGTCTATAACAAGCATGGATAAGGCCCGTTTAACAATGTCCGGAGTCACTATGTTGTTATTTTTTATTTGGGCAAAATCTCTAACCCATCTCAATAAATGGTTAGCTATTCTAGGCGTTCCTCTGGCTCTCTTTGCTACTTCCTCTAAAGATTCATGACCGACCTGCGTATTTAAAAGAAGTGCGGAACGCTCTAAAATTCTCACTAAATCCGCCGTCTCATAATATTCCAATCTCGAAGAAAACATAAAACGGGTTCGCAACGGTTCGCTTAACAATCCGGTTTTGGTAGTAGCCCCTATTAGCATAAACGGAGCCAAATCCAAACGAACTACGCGAGCTGCGGGCCCCGAATCGATGGTCAGATCGATTTTATAATCCTCCATAGCAGAGTAGAGATATTCTTCAGCCGATCTACCCATCCTATGAATTTCATCTATAAAAAAAACATCTCCTTCCTGAAGATTCGTCAAAACTCCCAATAGATCGGAGGGCTTCATAAATTGAGGCCCTAAAGCCGTAACTAAATTTTTACTTAACGAACCGGCAATGAGATAAGCTAATGATGTTTTACCTAATCCCGGAGGCCCGAAAAACAAACAGTGTCCCGGAACTTCTCCACGAGATTGCGCCGCATTCAAAAACAATTCCAATCTTTCCTTAATATCTTTTTGGCCGAAAAATTCACAAAAATTCTTAGGTCTTAGAGAAGATTCGAATCTCTTGTCACTCACAAACGCAGGTCTGACTTTTTCCATCATCGGGAGATAAAATGTAACTTAGGATTAATCTGCATCTTAACCAAAAAAATGAAACTTGTCAGCAAATAAACAAAAACGGATAAAACGAAACCGTTTAAAATACGAATCGTTTTTTATTATAAAATATTTCGCAGTCATGTTAAATTGGACGCAAGCGACTGCTTGGAATCGAAAAAGCGGTCCGTTAATATTAAATCCGGAAGATCACCATGGGCATTAAAGAAGACAGCTGGATTAGTCGGATGGCTTCCGAACGAGATATGATTTCTCCGTTCGTAGATAAACAAGTCAATCATAACGAGCAGACGGGAGAAAAGTGCATCAGTTACGGCCTATCAAGCTATGGTTACGACATTCGTGTTTCGGAAGAATTTCTTGTCCTCACTAATGTTTATAATTCAACTGTCGATCCGAAAAAATTTACGGAAGATTCTTTCGTACCGATTAACGGAAAAGTCTGTATCGTTCCTCCTAACTCTTTTGCCTTAGCTCGAAGTGTGGAGTATTTTAAAATACCCCGAAACGTATTGACGATATGTCTGGGGAAATCAACTTATGCTAGATGCGGAATCATCGTAAACGTCACTCCGTTCGAACCGGAATGGGAAGGACGAGTCACTATAGAAATTTCAAATACGACTCCTTTGCCTGCAAAAATCTATGCAGGAGAAGGAATTGCCCAAGTGTTGTTTTTTGAATCTGAAAAATCCTGTGCCGTATCATATGCAGATCGTAAAGGAAAATACCAAAAACAAGAGGGAATAACGGTTCCTTTCGTTTAGGATTTCATTGAGCGTGAATATGAAAGATTTTTCTCTTTCAAAAATTTTCGATTTACTCATTCTGAAATCATGGTGGGTGTTCACTATTTTTCTTTTCGCTTTATTTGCGTTTGAGAAGGGTATTAATGCACAAAATACGGAAATCAAACGTTTAAGAGATCGTGTTCGTCAACTTGAAAGAGAGATCGATAATGCGTTCGATACGGAACGGATGCTTCGTGATTACATAGATCATCATGAAGATATAAAAACAATAGAATTTATCTTGATGCAAAAGTTAGGTTTGATTCCAAAAGAGCATGTTAAGATTTGTTTTTTTCGAAATTCGGATATCCCTAAATGATTAATGCATTTTTAATATTTTCGATTATCGCTCTGACTTTAGCATCAAGTTTCATCTCTTTATCGCACATCGCTTTGTTTTCTTTGCCCTCCAGTCTGATTGCGCACTACAGAAAATCCGATGATAAAAGCAAAAAATTAATCAGTAATCTGCTCTCCCATCCACATCATCTTTTAATTACCTTGATTTTTTGCGATATTGGCGTCAACATCGGAATTCAAAATTTCGCGGCAGTACTTTTTCAAAATCATTCATCTTGGATACCAAAAGTATGTTTTCCATTGGTATTGACTCTAATTTTAGGAGAAATTTTACCAAAAGCCGTCGCCATGCCATACAATACCCGTATCTCTAAAAAAATTGCACCCTGGATACGGATAATCAAAAAAATATGCGATCCTTTTCTGAATTGGTTAACCACAGGAATCAGTGCTGCCCTTAATTTCTTCCTTCCTTCGAAATCTTCCGAACACATCTCTCCTAAAGAACTCAAAGAAGTTCTCCAAAGTTGCAAAAATTACGGATTGGTCAGTCAAGAAGAAGGACAATTGATTTACGGCTATCTGTCCTTAAGCGATTGCTCCGTAAAAGAACGTATGCAACCCAGACACGAAATTTTATTTTACGATATTAATTCTTCGATATCGGAACTTTATAATCTGTTTAAGGTCAAACAATGTTCGAGAGTACCCGTTTGCAACGGAGACATTCAAAATATACTAGGAATTTGTTCGGCAAAAAGCCTCCTTATGAATAAAACTTCCGTTATTCAAGTCACGGATCTCATAGCCATACTTCATAAGCCCTATTACATGCCCGAAACTATTTCCGCTAAATCCGCACTTTGTCATTTAATCGCAGAAAAAGAAACTATGGGTATGGTAATCGATGAATACGGTTCGATAGAAGGATTGATTACTCAAGAGGATTTATTCGAAATAGTAGTCGGAGAAATCATAGACAAACGAGACGATCGGATGCTTTACACTGTGTCTAATCAAGAGGTCATCATTGCCGCAGGTAAAATGGAGTTAAGCGAATTGCAACAGATTTTCAATGTCGAACTTCCGACCAAAAATAATGTCGTCACTATCGGAGGTTGGTTGACCGAACAATTCGGAACGATTCCTGAAACGGGAACTAAATTCGAATGGAATAATCTCTTGTTCCAAATATTGGACGCTGCTCCCAATAAAATCCGTCGTATCTATATAAGGAAATTCGATGCTTAAAAATTCGACTCTTTTCTGGCTAATCCTTAATTTTCTGTGTATTGCAATACAAGGATTTTATTCGATGATGGAAATGGCTTGTATTTCTTTCAATAAAGTCCGTTTGCACTACTATCTGACGAAAGATCATAGCGCCGAATATATCAGCTTTTTAATTCAAAAACCCTATCGCTTGTTCGGAACGGTAATGCTCGGAGTGAATATTGCTCTTCAAGTCGGTTCCCAATCCGCTAGAGAATTTTATCAAGCATTAAATATCAATCCCGATTGGGCTCCCTTGACTCAAATTTTTCTTGTAGTCGTTTTTGCAGAACTATTGCCGATTACCATCGCAAGAAAATTCCCTGAAAAATTAGCTATGATAGGTGCTCCGATTCTTTATTTTTCCCATCACTTATTTTACCCGATTATTCTTCTCATCGGATGGTTAACCCAAGGTATCTATCGGATACTTAAAGTAAAAAAAGAAGATGTCAATTCCACTCTGAGCAGAGACGAGTTTCAAAAAGTTCTTGAAACGCACCATGAAGAACATGATTTCAATCTAATAGCTACGAACATTTTTTCTTTAAGCACGACCTATGCCGAAGACATTATGATTCCTCTTTCTCAGCTGCCGGTACTGTCTTCTTCAGCCTCCGTATCCGATCTCAGAGAGGTAATCTCTCAATCCGAAAATAATTTCGTACCCGTTTATCATCAGATTAAAAAAAATATTATCGGTATAGCACTGCCTAAAAATTTTATCGGCAAAGAAGATAACGAGTTCATCTCCGACCATCTGAAATCTCCTTGGTTCATTACGGGACACACTAAACTGATTCGTATTTTAACGGAGTTTAAAGAAAATCAACATACGGTAGCTCTCGTACTCGATTCTTCAGGTCAACCCCAAGGAGTTCTTACCTTAAGTACTATTTTTAAGACTATATTCAATACTCTAAGCATTGCATCGAAAAGATCGAAAAAAGTTACCGTCATCGAAAGGACTTTCACGGGCAACACAAAACTTAAGGATTTACAAAAAGAACTCGGAATTTCTCTGGTTCACTACGGTGTCGATACTTTAGCGCAACTTGTCATTACTCTTTTAGACTCTCCCGTTGAAGAAGGAGCTACCGTCATCGCAGATAATCTTTTGTTCGAAATTAAAGAAACGACGTTATCCGGTATCAAAAGCGTGACTATTAAAAATATTTTTTCTTAAATTTCGGACAACCCTCTTAACTTACGAACCGTTTTACCTACGATATCGACAACCTCTTTGATTTCGGTTTCCGACGTAAAACGACTCAATGAAAATCTCAAAGTAGATATGGCTTCTTCTTCGGGAATTTTCATTCCGTTCAATACTTTAGATACGGTTTGGGCTCCGGAAGCACAAGCAGTTCCGTAACTCACTGCCAATCCTTCTAGATCAAATGCAGCTTGTAGGATTTCGCCTTCCAAACCTTGAAAAGCGATACTGCTAATATTAGTGGTTCTGGGTTGATTCCTGCAATGAACCTTGACATCCGGAACCTCTAGAATCATTTGATCTTCCAATAAATTTCTAAGGAAAGACATATATCCACCGATTTCATGAATCACCGGTCTTACTTTATTAAGAATAAAACCTAAACTAACTATTCCCCAGAGATTTTCTGTGCCCGAACGAAATCCTTTTTGTTGTCCGCCCCCTACAATCTGAGGTATTAATTTAAAGGAAGGACTTAGGACGGCCGCTCCGCTTCCGGGCAAGGCATGTATTTTATGCCCACTGAAACAAATACCGGACACTCCCTCGGGAATGATAACTTCTTCTTTACAAACGATGGCAACGGCATCGACTATCAAAAACAATTTTCGAGTCAAAGCAAAAGATGCTACTGAAGCCAGATCCAATTTAGCCCCGGTTTCACTATTGACCCATCCGATTACGATAGCGACCGTGTCATTACGAACGGTTTCCTTTATTTGTTGAAGAGTTATCATGCATTCACCTTCCGAAGGGTCTAAATAGGAAACGGCATTAGGCAGCGATTTTAAAGATTCTATAATCGACGGATGTTCTAAAGAAGAAGAAACGATATGTCCTTGAGGTAAACTCTTAATCATCAAATTAAGGGCCTCCGTAGCTCCTGAAGTAAAAATCACCTCGGATTTTTTCGACATCCCGAAAAAAGATCGAATAATTTCTTTTGTTTCTGAAAGTAGAGCTTTGGAACTTCTACCGAAAAAATGCGTACTGGAAGGGTTTCCGAAGTTTTTCCCGGAAAATAAATCATAGAGATACTGCATCATCTCAGGATCGGGAAAAGCCGTAGAGTTATTGTCTAAATAAATCAAAAAACCTCCACTAGAAGTACGGTAATATTGTCCTTTCCTCCTCTCATGTTCGCCAGTTCCACTAAGTGATTGCTCTTAACTTCCAAGCTCCGATCCGAAAAAAGAACATCTGTCATCTCGCGTTCATCGATAGCGTTACTTAAACCGTCGGAACAAAGACAAAAGACATCATTTTTCAAGTAACTGACATGATAAACATCAGGATTTAAATACGGATTAATTCCGATAACATTCGTTAAAATATGCTTATAAGGCAATAAATCGGACAATCCCGAATAACCCTCATTATACCTTTTCATGGCTAAAGAGTGATCTTGAGTTAATTGTTCCATTCGATTTCCGCGCACTCTATAAATCCGACTATCACCTACATGAGATAGAAAAACCCTATCATTCATGAAAGATATCGAACTTAAGGTCGTCCCCATTCCGGTTAAGCGATTATCGGATACGCCTTTTACGTAAACCCACTCATTAACCCTACATAATATTTCGGTTAACAGATCCACGTATTCATCGGCATTTCGAAAAAAAAACGAAGAACGGGCTTCTTCAAACAAAGAAATCCATTTTAAGACCGCCTCTTTTGAAGCAACTTCGCCTGCCGTCCGTCCCCCCAGACCATCGGCTACGACAAACAACCCTCCTTCCGGATCGGCCGTCCAAAAATCCTCGTTTTTCGAACGTACTTTGCCAATGTCACTTAATCCGAAATAGTCCAAAGCCAACATAAAAATCCGACACCCTTAACCGTAAGACCTTAATGAACCGATTTCCAAAGTTTTAACCGGAAAAGTGTTTAAATGTAAAACACCTATACGTTCGGATCAAAAAATTTTATTAAAATGCAATCCGGCAGCACTTTTTCAGTCCTGTTTTTAAAGATAAATCCTATCCGCTATCAATGGAAAGAAAAATCGAAAATTCATTGAAAACTTCTGAGTTTTCAACGAAATATTGATTCACATTTTTAAAAAATATTGCTTTAAGTATAGTGGCATGTATTGAGGATGATATTCCTTTATGTAAGGTCGGTTAGTATGAAGCGTATGAGTAGATTAGCTTTGGTTTTGGCTTGTGTTACAGGATCTTTCTGTTTTTCGGGATGTGGTCCGGCTTATACCTCAATGCTTTATAAATCCGGAAGCAAGACGAGAGGAATAGCTCTCATGTTACCGGTTGTTCAAACGACGGCCAGCGTTTTGGCTTCTTCGGCAATCAATTGGGATTTGAGGGAAGAATTTAATACGGAAATAGCTCGCCGGTTAAGTAATTCCGGAAAAATTTATTTATTAAACCAAAACGTCTCCTCATATGTTGCTGAAGCCTTCAATTCTCCCATCAGCATTGTTGAATCTGCGGTATCGTCTCAAGTTTTACCTGCGGAATTCGTTATTGCTACGGAAATTTTAGAACAATCATTGCCTAAAAACGAATCCGACCCCATACGGGTTTCGGCTAGAGTTCGTCTTTTTGACGTCCGAAAAGGCTCCGTTAAACTGGTCTATCAAGAAATAATGGAAATCAAACAACCCCAAGCTACTATTTCATCCGATTATAATCGTCTGAATTGGCAACATAAAAATTTCGATTCAACCCCGCTCGGTTTAGCACATAATCGATTAATTAAGGAAATCGTTGCCAGAGTTGAAGGATACGTCTGTGCGAATTATTAATCGATGTTGACGTGAAAATCAATCTGCCGTTTTCTTATCTTTTTGCCTTTTTGTTTACGATTTTTTCTTATGCTTGCGGTTTTTTTACCTTACCCCGTACGGTAGCCAAAACTCCATTGAAATGGTTCAATGTTTTGCTTCCTTTCTTCGGTTATTTTTTCGGAATGATTTTAGTTCCGTTAGCGATAATTTATATACCGCAATCCGATTTCGGAGAAAGTCTTGCTTTTTTGGTTTCAGGGCTCCTTCCCTTTATTTTCGTAATTTCTTACTACGGCAGTTTAAATAAGACCCTCAAGAAAAGTATTTTTTGGAACCTTCCTACCAGGCCTCGAAAAAAAATCTATTCCGCTCTTCTGACAACCGCCGTTTATTCTCTATGGTCGCTTATAATTCTCTTACCTTTAATAGGGATTCTTGGAGATATGATTCAAAAAATCATGCACACGATGTTTACGAAAATCGATTTCAGAGAACAACACGTCATAACGATGTTTAGGCGGACTACGGAAGCTTTCCGAACGTCTCAAACTATTTTAACAATCATAATAACAACAGTCCTAGTCATTCCGTTTACGGAAGAATTACTGTTCCGAGGATTTCTTCAGTCATGGTTAAGAAAAAAAGGAAGGACCTTCGCCATCATAACAACTTCTCTCATATTCGCCGGTCTACATTTTTCTCCATCTCAAGCCGATGGGAATTTCATATTGATTCCGTCTTTATTTTTAGTGTCGTTATTTTTGGGACTAGTATATGAAAAAGAAAAGAACCTTCTGGCTCCCTATCTACTGCACGCTTTGTTCAATCTAAGTCATGCTCTAATGATAATTATATAAAACGAGCCGGAGTTTTCTTGGGGCGTGAATACGGAACTTTAGGGATGCTATCTTCCGATCCTGACCCAATTCAGATCGTTTTCACCCACCTAGGTCTCCAGCTCTTCGAAAGATTATCTTTAAAAGAATCTTAAAAATCAATCCTATTCCTCAACAGAATCTTTTAAATTCGGAGCTGCAGAATCACTCAGAAAATTCAATAATACTTTTCTTAAAGCTTTTTCGGGGTTTAAATTTTTTTGTTTGGATTGATGAAATATTCGATATAAAAGATGTCCCAATTCTTCCTCGGATTCGAAATGAGTTTCCCCCTCATCGAAGGAATCCGAAGAATGATTTAAAACACGGTCAATTAAAACAAAGGTGGGGTAATCGGAAGTCATGTTTATTGTTTCCTGCGATATCGAAGATTTTTCCGTCAATTTTAATTCCGCCCAAAGTCTTTCCGCTTCTTCGGAAGAATCGACAATCAGGGAATCATCAAAAACATAAGGAGAACGTCTACGAATTTTATCCATGGCTTCCAGTGCAGGCTCTTCAAAATCACAAAGATTTTCTCTTTCGGCAACAGCACAAAGCATAACGGCTAAGCTCAAAACATCACCGATTTCGCTTACGATTTCCCCTTGATTTTCGGAATGCAACGCATCGAATAATTCCCGACATTCTTCTTCTAAACAATTCAAAAGGGAGTAAGGCGTTTGTTTATTCGACCAGAAACACTTCCGATCTTTAATAATTCCGACTATCATCTCCTTCAAATCGAAAAATGCATCAAAATCTTTCCTATTCACGAAGCTCCTCGAAGAAACAAACAGTATACCCTTCAGGTAAGAATAACATTTTTATTGAAAAACTAAAAATCAAACTTACTTTGCACTAGTCGTAAAACGGA
Protein-coding regions in this window:
- a CDS encoding MazG nucleotide pyrophosphohydrolase domain-containing protein; the protein is MNRKDFDAFFDLKEMIVGIIKDRKCFWSNKQTPYSLLNCLEEECRELFDALHSENQGEIVSEIGDVLSLAVMLCAVAERENLCDFEEPALEAMDKIRRRSPYVFDDSLIVDSSEEAERLWAELKLTEKSSISQETINMTSDYPTFVLIDRVLNHSSDSFDEGETHFESEEELGHLLYRIFHQSKQKNLNPEKALRKVLLNFLSDSAAPNLKDSVEE
- a CDS encoding CPBP family intramembrane glutamic endopeptidase: MKINLPFSYLFAFLFTIFSYACGFFTLPRTVAKTPLKWFNVLLPFFGYFFGMILVPLAIIYIPQSDFGESLAFLVSGLLPFIFVISYYGSLNKTLKKSIFWNLPTRPRKKIYSALLTTAVYSLWSLIILLPLIGILGDMIQKIMHTMFTKIDFREQHVITMFRRTTEAFRTSQTILTIIITTVLVIPFTEELLFRGFLQSWLRKKGRTFAIITTSLIFAGLHFSPSQADGNFILIPSLFLVSLFLGLVYEKEKNLLAPYLLHALFNLSHALMIII
- a CDS encoding CT253 family lipoprotein; this translates as MKRMSRLALVLACVTGSFCFSGCGPAYTSMLYKSGSKTRGIALMLPVVQTTASVLASSAINWDLREEFNTEIARRLSNSGKIYLLNQNVSSYVAEAFNSPISIVESAVSSQVLPAEFVIATEILEQSLPKNESDPIRVSARVRLFDVRKGSVKLVYQEIMEIKQPQATISSDYNRLNWQHKNFDSTPLGLAHNRLIKEIVARVEGYVCANY
- a CDS encoding protein phosphatase 2C domain-containing protein, with the protein product MLALDYFGLSDIGKVRSKNEDFWTADPEGGLFVVADGLGGRTAGEVASKEAVLKWISLFEEARSSFFFRNADEYVDLLTEILCRVNEWVYVKGVSDNRLTGMGTTLSSISFMNDRVFLSHVGDSRIYRVRGNRMEQLTQDHSLAMKRYNEGYSGLSDLLPYKHILTNVIGINPYLNPDVYHVSYLKNDVFCLCSDGLSNAIDEREMTDVLFSDRSLEVKSNHLVELANMRGGKDNITVLLVEVF